A genomic window from Carassius gibelio isolate Cgi1373 ecotype wild population from Czech Republic chromosome A11, carGib1.2-hapl.c, whole genome shotgun sequence includes:
- the LOC128022509 gene encoding WD repeat-containing protein 18-like has protein sequence MFLVDSHPAVPLPRFSRHLNPSEQGDGTGSGGTCLRLGANTQELEGMYLEKADELFSLMCAVTDKGENPSGLLGNLSQLDMKA, from the exons ATGTTCCTTGTTGACAGTCATCCAGCCGTCCCACTGCCACGCTTCAGTCGCCACCTGAACCCCTCCGAGCAGGGTGACGGCACGGGCTCTGGAGGCACGTGTCTGAGACTGGGAGCCAACACACAG GAGCTGGAGGGGATGTATTTGGAGAAAGCAGATGAGCTCTTCTCTCTGATGTGTGCTGTCACAGATAAG GGAGAAAACCCATCTGGGTTGCTGGGAAATTTGTCACAGCTGGATATGAAGGCTTGA